From one Mycolicibacterium sp. HK-90 genomic stretch:
- a CDS encoding CocE/NonD family hydrolase — protein sequence MGAARYVGRVGGLAVALGVGSAVVLGAPVASASPGSGDTSPGSASATAGDPKGPERAADRQNARSLRQAAVRAAIKHRAARTLGESGRHRVGATTPNSDVVQSIAERLSEARDKIADGLSRHSDARPYRDVADAGGAQPDGVEVETTKAPKAARLSFAQPDLPRPPRERANIAAPVAAADEPKAALVDEPAAAPVTPATTAIEQAGTVPSVPPAPVRGLITAVFNDIAATLAGTSPTAPPTDSPAEWMLLAAARREFSVADDASTTGAIAASPSVGITDGIIHGSVGAVGSSGLPLTYTVIGDPSAGGKVRLNSANGTFTFLPYATVVDSDGSERFTVLVAETTPFEAALQQIPVVGGFVPQVLVIVHQIPVVNEVLAPLIGDSEVVEVNVDVGALAPGDTPVAYTYKVTSFDGTPISMNWFPASGLQAGEQAPTIFSGAGLSSAGDTNPYTGGPTGVGTLRNNGYNVVTWDSRGEHASGGILQLDSPFFEGRDMSAMIDYVAKRPGTQLDGVNDPRMGMVGVSYGGGIQWVTAGTDNRVDAIVPTIAWNSLNSSLYPNEAFKTSYAALLLLSLVTSGADINSQLYGGIFTGALLGVLTEEQQALLAGSGPTALVNKITAPTLIIQGTVDVLFPLQQAIDNAKILDANGVPVKMVWFCGGHGNCETPAGDSQEMMQTATLAWLDTYVKHKGEDVEDGLPTFQWIDQLGDHYTSDLLPSDPNFAGTPVTASGSGGLLGIVPILGGSGPGSAGIPFGLGDGTKATNAVNTTVTAPSGTATQVVGAPELTFTYSGIGTSRHVYAQIVDDQTGQVIGNVVTPVPVTLDGREHTVTIPMEAVAYTLEPGHTASVQITTSATPFLNFTQFGVINISDVAVSLPTAGPGANVQPATADRREMVSV from the coding sequence GTGGGCGCTGCGAGGTACGTCGGTCGGGTCGGGGGATTGGCAGTCGCTCTCGGGGTCGGGTCAGCCGTGGTGCTCGGCGCCCCGGTGGCCTCGGCGTCACCGGGTTCAGGCGATACGTCGCCGGGGTCGGCATCGGCGACGGCGGGCGACCCCAAGGGGCCGGAGCGGGCCGCGGATCGCCAGAACGCGCGCTCCTTGCGTCAGGCGGCGGTGCGCGCCGCGATCAAGCACCGGGCGGCACGCACCCTCGGTGAGTCCGGCCGTCATCGCGTCGGCGCGACGACGCCGAATTCTGATGTCGTGCAATCGATCGCCGAGCGGTTGTCCGAAGCAAGGGACAAGATCGCCGACGGCCTGTCGCGGCATAGCGACGCCAGGCCATACCGGGATGTCGCCGACGCCGGCGGCGCCCAGCCCGATGGCGTCGAGGTGGAAACGACCAAGGCCCCCAAGGCTGCCCGCCTGTCCTTCGCCCAGCCGGACCTGCCGCGCCCGCCGCGCGAGCGCGCCAACATCGCGGCACCCGTTGCCGCAGCGGACGAGCCGAAGGCCGCCCTCGTCGACGAACCCGCCGCTGCCCCGGTGACTCCGGCGACGACAGCGATCGAGCAGGCCGGCACCGTGCCGTCGGTGCCGCCCGCCCCGGTGCGGGGACTGATCACCGCCGTGTTCAACGACATCGCCGCCACGCTCGCCGGAACCTCGCCGACCGCGCCGCCGACCGACTCGCCCGCCGAATGGATGTTGTTGGCCGCCGCGCGCCGGGAGTTCTCCGTTGCCGACGACGCCAGTACCACCGGCGCCATCGCCGCGTCGCCATCGGTCGGTATCACCGACGGCATCATCCACGGCAGCGTCGGAGCGGTCGGTTCCAGTGGTCTGCCGCTGACCTACACGGTGATCGGTGACCCGAGCGCAGGCGGCAAGGTCCGGCTCAACTCGGCGAACGGCACGTTCACCTTCCTGCCGTACGCCACGGTGGTCGACAGTGACGGCAGCGAGAGGTTCACCGTTCTGGTGGCCGAGACGACGCCGTTCGAGGCTGCGCTGCAACAGATTCCGGTCGTGGGTGGTTTCGTGCCGCAGGTGCTGGTCATCGTTCACCAGATCCCGGTCGTGAACGAGGTGCTGGCGCCGCTGATCGGCGACTCCGAGGTGGTGGAGGTCAATGTCGACGTCGGGGCACTGGCGCCCGGTGACACCCCGGTGGCCTACACCTACAAGGTGACGTCCTTCGACGGCACGCCGATCAGCATGAACTGGTTCCCGGCGTCGGGCCTGCAAGCGGGGGAGCAGGCGCCGACGATCTTCAGCGGCGCCGGGTTGTCCAGTGCGGGTGACACCAATCCGTACACCGGTGGGCCCACCGGAGTCGGCACGCTGCGGAACAACGGCTACAACGTCGTCACCTGGGATTCTCGCGGTGAGCACGCCTCGGGCGGGATCCTGCAGCTGGACAGCCCGTTCTTCGAGGGCCGCGACATGTCGGCCATGATCGACTACGTCGCCAAGCGGCCGGGGACCCAGCTCGACGGCGTCAACGATCCGCGGATGGGAATGGTGGGCGTGTCCTACGGCGGCGGGATCCAGTGGGTGACCGCGGGCACCGACAACCGGGTCGACGCCATCGTCCCGACGATCGCGTGGAACTCGCTGAACAGCTCGCTCTACCCGAACGAGGCGTTCAAGACGTCGTACGCGGCGCTGCTGCTGCTCTCGCTGGTGACCAGCGGCGCCGACATCAACTCGCAGCTGTACGGCGGCATCTTCACCGGAGCGCTGCTGGGTGTCCTCACCGAGGAGCAGCAAGCGCTGTTGGCCGGCAGCGGGCCGACCGCACTGGTCAACAAGATCACCGCGCCGACGCTGATCATCCAGGGCACCGTCGACGTGCTGTTCCCGTTGCAGCAGGCCATCGACAACGCGAAGATCCTGGACGCCAACGGGGTTCCGGTGAAGATGGTGTGGTTCTGCGGCGGCCACGGCAACTGTGAGACGCCGGCCGGAGACAGCCAGGAGATGATGCAGACCGCGACGCTGGCGTGGCTGGACACCTACGTCAAGCACAAGGGCGAGGACGTCGAAGACGGTCTGCCCACCTTCCAGTGGATCGACCAGCTCGGGGATCATTACACGTCCGACCTGTTGCCGTCGGATCCGAACTTCGCCGGCACCCCCGTCACGGCGTCGGGCAGTGGCGGGTTGCTCGGGATCGTCCCGATCCTCGGCGGATCCGGACCCGGCTCGGCCGGGATTCCGTTCGGGCTCGGTGACGGCACCAAGGCCACCAACGCGGTGAACACCACCGTGACCGCGCCGTCGGGCACCGCCACCCAGGTGGTGGGCGCGCCGGAGCTGACCTTCACCTACTCCGGCATCGGCACCAGCCGCCACGTCTACGCCCAGATCGTCGACGATCAGACCGGGCAGGTGATCGGCAATGTCGTCACCCCGGTGCCGGTCACCCTCGACGGCAGGGAGCACACCGTCACCATTCCGATGGAGGCCGTGGCCTACACCCTGGAACCCGGGCACACCGCCAGCGTGCAGATCACCACGTCGGCCACGCCGTTCCTGAACTTCACCCAGTTCGGCGTCATCAACATCAGCGATGTCGCGGTGTCCCTGCCGACCGCCGGCCCCGGCGCCAACGTTCAGCCCGCGACCGCGGATCGCCGGGAGATGGTCAGCGTCTAG
- a CDS encoding enoyl-CoA hydratase/isomerase family protein, with protein MTQGQTPRPPEGDWLGTPYLRFDRQGPFGVVTLDRPEARNAMTPAMYFGIRYAVTHVEADPDLAGLLITGTGDVFAPGGDLGGGNGVDDWMSFGAALSMDVTPFETLRQSVKPVVSAVNGLCQGGGLQIALCSDMAVVSDRATFRVPELYRGIADTYYSQMLARLIGPVRTRDLMFTGRTLSAQEAVDWGLVARVVPHDELLAAATEVLTQCCRTAPRARGVVKSSLDNYLGLYDRIGMKASYSGDEAAEGFRAFKARRSPEWVHPDLRTEGRL; from the coding sequence ATGACCCAGGGACAGACCCCGCGACCGCCCGAAGGCGACTGGCTGGGCACGCCGTATCTCAGGTTCGACCGGCAGGGCCCGTTCGGCGTGGTCACCCTGGACCGGCCCGAGGCTCGCAATGCCATGACCCCGGCCATGTATTTCGGCATCCGCTACGCGGTCACCCACGTCGAGGCCGACCCGGATCTGGCCGGCCTGCTGATCACCGGCACCGGGGATGTGTTCGCCCCGGGCGGTGATCTCGGTGGCGGCAACGGCGTCGACGACTGGATGAGCTTCGGCGCGGCGCTGTCGATGGACGTCACCCCGTTCGAGACCCTGCGACAGTCGGTCAAGCCGGTGGTGAGCGCGGTCAACGGCTTGTGTCAGGGCGGTGGATTGCAGATCGCCCTGTGCAGCGACATGGCCGTGGTGAGCGACCGCGCCACGTTCCGGGTGCCGGAGTTGTACCGCGGTATCGCCGACACCTACTACAGCCAGATGCTGGCCCGGCTGATCGGCCCCGTCCGCACCCGCGACCTGATGTTCACCGGCCGCACCCTCAGCGCTCAGGAGGCGGTCGACTGGGGCCTGGTGGCCCGGGTGGTGCCACACGACGAATTGCTCGCTGCGGCAACCGAAGTGCTCACCCAGTGCTGCCGGACCGCACCCCGGGCCCGCGGGGTGGTGAAGTCCAGCCTGGACAACTACCTGGGTCTCTACGACCGAATCGGCATGAAGGCCAGTTACAGCGGCGACGAGGCCGCCGAAGGCTTCCGGGCGTTCAAGGCGCGGCGCTCACCGGAGTGGGTCCACCCGGATCTGCGCACCGAGGGCCGCCTCTAG
- a CDS encoding NAD(+) synthase has translation MDFYSAYHHGFARVAACTHHTALADPPANAESVLRLAQACHDDGVAVAVFPELTLSGYSIDDILLQDALLESVEQALIEIVAASVVLAPVLVVGAPLRYRHRIYNTAVVIHRGAVLGVAPKSYLPTYREFYERRQMAVGDDVRGTIRVAGAEVPFGPDLLFVASDLPGLVLHVEICEDMFVPIPPSARAALAGATVLANLSGSPITVGRAEDRALLARSASSRCLAAYVYAAAGEGESSTDLAWDGQTMIWENGVLLAESERFPRGERRSVADVDLELLRSERLRMGTFDDNARHHADAVDSFRRIEFQLDPPTGDIGLLREIERFPFVPSDPTRLQQDCYEAYNIQVSGLEQRLRALKYPKVVIGVSGGLDSTHALIVAARAMDRENRPRSDILAFTLPGFATGDRTKNNAIKLSRALGVTFEEIDIKKTAELMLTEMDHPFGRGEKVYDVTFENVQAGLRTDYLFRLANQRGGIVLGTGDLSELALGWSTYGVGDQMSHYNVNGGVPKTLIQHLIRWVISSDQFGGEVNGVLQSVLDTEITPELVPTGEDEEIQSSEAKVGPYVLQDFSLFQVLRYGFRPSKVAFLAWHAWHDPAHGDWPAGFPVDKRPAYSLKEIRHWLQVFAQRFYSFSQFKRSALPNGPKVSHGGALSPRGDWRAPSDMSARIWLDEIEREVPEH, from the coding sequence ATGGACTTCTACAGCGCCTACCACCACGGTTTCGCGCGGGTTGCCGCCTGCACCCATCACACGGCACTGGCGGATCCGCCGGCCAACGCCGAATCGGTACTCCGGTTGGCGCAGGCCTGCCACGACGACGGCGTGGCCGTCGCCGTTTTCCCGGAGCTCACGTTGTCCGGCTACTCGATCGACGACATCCTGCTGCAGGATGCCCTGCTGGAGTCGGTGGAGCAGGCGCTGATCGAAATCGTCGCGGCGTCGGTGGTGCTGGCGCCGGTTCTGGTGGTCGGCGCGCCGCTGCGGTACCGGCACCGGATCTACAACACCGCGGTGGTGATCCATCGCGGAGCGGTCCTCGGCGTGGCACCCAAGTCCTACCTGCCCACCTACCGCGAGTTCTACGAGCGCAGGCAGATGGCCGTCGGCGACGATGTGCGCGGCACCATCCGGGTGGCCGGCGCCGAGGTGCCCTTCGGGCCGGATCTGCTCTTCGTGGCCTCCGACCTGCCCGGGCTGGTGCTGCATGTCGAGATCTGTGAGGACATGTTCGTGCCGATCCCGCCCAGCGCGCGGGCCGCGCTGGCCGGTGCCACGGTGTTGGCCAATCTCTCGGGCAGCCCGATCACCGTCGGCCGTGCCGAGGACCGGGCGCTGCTCGCCCGCTCGGCGTCCTCGCGATGCCTGGCCGCCTATGTGTATGCCGCGGCCGGGGAGGGCGAGTCGAGCACCGACCTGGCCTGGGACGGTCAGACGATGATCTGGGAGAACGGGGTGCTGCTCGCCGAGAGTGAGCGTTTTCCGCGTGGAGAGCGACGCTCGGTGGCCGACGTGGACCTGGAGCTGCTGCGTTCCGAGCGGCTGCGGATGGGCACGTTCGACGACAACGCCCGCCACCATGCCGATGCGGTGGATTCGTTCCGCCGCATCGAGTTCCAGCTCGACCCGCCGACGGGTGACATCGGTCTGCTGCGGGAGATCGAGCGGTTCCCGTTCGTGCCGTCGGATCCGACACGGCTGCAACAGGATTGCTACGAGGCCTACAACATCCAGGTGTCGGGTCTGGAGCAACGACTGCGCGCGCTGAAGTACCCCAAGGTGGTGATCGGGGTGTCCGGCGGTCTGGATTCCACGCACGCCCTGATCGTGGCGGCTCGGGCGATGGACCGGGAGAACCGTCCGCGCAGCGACATTCTCGCGTTCACGCTGCCCGGTTTCGCCACCGGCGACCGCACCAAGAACAACGCGATCAAGTTGAGCCGGGCACTGGGTGTGACGTTCGAAGAGATCGACATCAAGAAAACCGCCGAGCTGATGCTGACCGAGATGGACCATCCGTTCGGCCGCGGGGAGAAGGTCTACGACGTCACCTTCGAGAATGTCCAGGCCGGCCTGCGTACCGATTATCTGTTCCGGCTGGCCAATCAACGCGGCGGCATCGTGCTCGGCACCGGTGACCTGTCGGAGCTGGCGCTGGGCTGGTCGACCTACGGTGTCGGTGACCAGATGTCGCACTACAACGTCAATGGTGGTGTCCCGAAAACCCTGATCCAGCACCTGATCCGGTGGGTGATCTCCTCCGACCAGTTCGGTGGCGAGGTGAACGGTGTACTGCAGTCCGTGTTGGACACCGAGATCACCCCGGAGCTGGTGCCCACCGGCGAGGACGAGGAGATCCAGAGCAGCGAGGCCAAGGTCGGCCCTTATGTGCTGCAGGACTTTTCGTTGTTCCAGGTGTTGCGCTACGGATTCCGCCCGTCCAAGGTGGCCTTCCTGGCGTGGCATGCCTGGCACGATCCGGCCCACGGTGACTGGCCGGCCGGTTTCCCCGTGGACAAGCGTCCGGCGTACTCGCTCAAGGAGATCCGGCACTGGCTGCAGGTCTTTGCCCAGCGGTTCTACTCGTTCTCCCAATTCAAACGCTCGGCCCTGCCGAACGGGCCCAAGGTGTCGCACGGAGGGGCGTTGTCTCCGCGGGGGGACTGGCGGGCGCCGTCGGACATGTCGGCACGGATCTGGCTCGACGAGATCGAGCGGGAAGTCCCCGAACACTAG
- a CDS encoding cysteine hydrolase family protein: protein MSDTALVVVDMLNHYRHEDADLLAPNVAAIIDPLAGLIGNAREREDVDLVYVNDNYGDFTAQFSDIVAAALAGRHPELVRPIVPADGCLLLTKVRHSVFYATALDYLLGRLGTKRLVLAGQVTEQCILYSALDAYVRHFDVVVPDDAVAHIDAELRGAALEMMRRNMSAEVVPAAKCLGSASRQ, encoded by the coding sequence ATGAGCGATACCGCTTTGGTGGTTGTGGACATGCTCAACCACTACCGGCACGAGGATGCCGACCTGCTGGCCCCGAACGTTGCGGCGATCATCGATCCGCTGGCCGGCCTGATCGGCAACGCCCGCGAGCGCGAAGATGTCGACCTCGTCTACGTCAACGACAACTACGGCGATTTCACCGCGCAGTTCAGCGACATCGTCGCCGCTGCGCTGGCCGGCCGGCACCCGGAGCTGGTCCGTCCGATCGTGCCCGCCGACGGTTGCCTGCTGCTGACCAAGGTGCGCCACAGCGTCTTCTATGCCACCGCGCTCGACTACCTGCTGGGCCGGTTGGGCACGAAGCGACTGGTCCTGGCCGGCCAGGTGACCGAACAGTGCATCCTCTACAGCGCGTTGGACGCCTACGTGCGGCATTTCGACGTGGTGGTCCCGGACGATGCGGTGGCCCACATCGATGCCGAACTGAGAGGCGCGGCCCTCGAGATGATGCGGCGCAACATGAGCGCCGAGGTGGTACCCGCCGCGAAGTGCCTGGGCTCGGCGTCACGTCAGTGA
- a CDS encoding DoxX family protein: MIEHLQSRLNPHAPAVLSVFRMVFGLLFTLNGTVKLFGWPVGRATAVGDWPFWWAGLIELIAGLLILVGLFTPVAALIAAGEMAVAYFWLHQPNALWPVDPENGGEFAILYCFGFLLLAFAGPGAWALDTVRSRPRAGVRTEAV, from the coding sequence ATGATCGAGCATCTGCAATCCCGCCTGAATCCCCACGCACCAGCCGTTCTGAGCGTGTTCCGGATGGTGTTCGGGCTGCTGTTCACCCTCAACGGCACCGTGAAGTTGTTCGGCTGGCCCGTCGGCCGCGCTACGGCGGTCGGGGACTGGCCGTTCTGGTGGGCCGGGCTGATCGAGTTGATCGCCGGGCTGCTGATCCTGGTCGGCTTGTTCACTCCGGTCGCCGCGCTCATCGCCGCGGGTGAGATGGCGGTTGCGTACTTCTGGCTGCACCAGCCCAATGCGCTGTGGCCGGTCGACCCGGAAAACGGTGGTGAGTTCGCAATCCTCTACTGCTTCGGCTTCCTGCTGTTGGCGTTCGCCGGGCCTGGTGCGTGGGCTCTGGACACCGTGCGCAGCCGTCCACGTGCCGGTGTTCGCACCGAGGCGGTCTAG
- a CDS encoding glutamate-5-semialdehyde dehydrogenase, with amino-acid sequence MSVQTPPVSAPTPDLREEVHDAARRARVAARTLGTLSAETKNRALYAAADSVLAHVHEILAANAADLAAAREAGTPESILDRLALNPQRVDGIAAGLRQVAGLPDPVGEVLRGRTLPNGLQLRQQRVPLGVVGMVYEGRPNVTVDAFGLTLKSGNAALLRGSSSAARSNHALVTALRSALASVGLPLDAVQLLPSHDRASVTHLIQARGLVDVVIPRGGAGLIAAVVRDAQVPTIETGVGNCHVYVDESADIDLAEKILLNSKTRRPSVCNAAETLLVDKALEATALSRLTAALVEAGVTVHADPTDEELHAEFLSMDIAVALVDGVDGAIAHINEYGTGHTEAIVTTNLAAAQRFTERVDAAAVMVNASTAFTDGEQFGFGAEIGISTQKLHARGPMGLPELTSTKWIVWGDGQTRPA; translated from the coding sequence ATGAGCGTGCAGACACCGCCCGTCAGCGCCCCGACCCCGGACCTCCGCGAAGAGGTCCACGATGCCGCGCGCCGCGCCCGGGTCGCCGCGCGCACGTTGGGCACGCTGAGTGCCGAGACCAAGAACCGCGCCCTGTATGCTGCCGCCGACAGCGTGCTGGCCCACGTGCACGAAATCCTGGCCGCCAACGCCGCAGATCTCGCGGCGGCCCGCGAGGCCGGTACGCCCGAGTCGATCCTGGACCGCCTGGCGCTCAACCCGCAGCGGGTCGACGGCATCGCCGCCGGGCTGCGTCAGGTGGCCGGGCTGCCCGACCCGGTCGGCGAGGTGCTGCGGGGCCGCACCCTGCCCAACGGCCTGCAACTGCGTCAGCAGCGGGTGCCGCTCGGTGTGGTCGGCATGGTGTACGAGGGCAGGCCGAACGTCACGGTGGACGCCTTCGGGCTCACCCTCAAATCCGGCAACGCCGCCCTGCTGCGCGGCAGTTCGTCGGCGGCCCGCTCCAATCACGCGCTGGTGACCGCGCTGCGGTCGGCGCTGGCGTCGGTGGGCCTCCCGCTGGACGCCGTGCAGTTGCTGCCCAGCCACGACCGCGCCAGCGTCACCCACCTGATCCAGGCCCGCGGCCTGGTCGACGTGGTGATCCCGCGCGGGGGAGCCGGGCTGATCGCTGCCGTGGTACGCGATGCGCAAGTGCCCACGATCGAGACCGGGGTCGGCAATTGCCATGTCTACGTTGACGAATCGGCCGACATCGACCTGGCCGAGAAGATTCTGCTGAACTCCAAGACCCGCAGGCCCAGCGTCTGCAACGCCGCCGAGACCCTGTTGGTGGACAAGGCACTGGAGGCGACGGCCCTGTCGCGGTTGACCGCCGCCCTGGTCGAGGCCGGGGTGACCGTGCACGCCGATCCCACCGACGAGGAACTGCACGCCGAGTTCCTCTCGATGGACATCGCCGTGGCCCTGGTCGACGGGGTGGACGGCGCGATCGCCCACATCAACGAGTACGGCACCGGTCATACCGAGGCCATCGTGACGACGAATCTTGCTGCCGCCCAGCGCTTCACCGAACGGGTGGACGCGGCGGCGGTGATGGTCAACGCGTCCACCGCGTTCACCGACGGAGAGCAGTTCGGTTTCGGCGCCGAGATCGGCATCTCCACCCAGAAGCTGCATGCCCGCGGACCGATGGGCCTGCCCGAACTGACCTCGACCAAATGGATCGTGTGGGGAGACGGTCAGACCCGTCCGGCCTAG
- a CDS encoding MoxR family ATPase, translating into MSVPARPAPLFADIDDVARRLAETGYLPDTATATAVFLADRLGKPLLVEGPAGVGKTELARAVAQSTGSELVRLQCYEGVDEARALYEWNHAKQILRIQAGQNADGGDWDQTKMDVFSEEFLLTRPLLTAIKRTDPTVLLVDETDKADIEIEGLLLEVLSDFAVTVPELGTITAERPPFVVLTSNATRELSEALKRRCLFLHIDFPDPDLERRILLSRVPELPEHIASELVKIIGVMRGMQLKKVPSVAETIDWGRTVLALGLDTIDDAMIAATLGVVLKHQSDQVRAAGELKLN; encoded by the coding sequence ATGAGCGTGCCCGCTCGCCCCGCTCCGTTGTTCGCCGACATCGACGATGTCGCCCGGCGACTGGCGGAGACCGGCTACCTGCCCGATACCGCCACCGCGACAGCGGTTTTCCTCGCCGACCGGCTCGGTAAGCCGTTGTTGGTGGAGGGGCCCGCCGGTGTCGGCAAGACCGAACTGGCCCGGGCGGTGGCCCAGTCGACGGGCTCGGAGCTGGTCCGGTTGCAGTGCTACGAGGGGGTCGACGAGGCCCGGGCGCTGTATGAGTGGAACCACGCCAAGCAGATCCTGCGGATCCAGGCCGGGCAGAACGCGGACGGCGGCGACTGGGACCAGACCAAGATGGACGTGTTCAGCGAGGAGTTCCTGCTGACCCGCCCGCTGCTGACCGCGATCAAGCGCACCGACCCGACCGTGCTGCTGGTCGACGAGACCGACAAGGCCGACATCGAGATCGAGGGCCTGCTGCTGGAGGTGCTCTCGGACTTCGCAGTCACCGTCCCGGAACTCGGCACGATCACCGCCGAACGGCCGCCGTTCGTGGTGCTCACCTCGAATGCCACCCGTGAGCTCTCCGAGGCGCTCAAGCGTCGCTGCCTGTTCCTGCACATCGACTTCCCGGATCCGGATCTGGAGCGGCGCATCCTGCTGTCGCGGGTTCCCGAACTGCCCGAGCACATCGCTTCAGAGCTGGTGAAGATCATCGGCGTGATGCGCGGCATGCAACTCAAGAAGGTGCCGTCGGTGGCCGAGACCATCGACTGGGGCCGCACCGTGCTGGCGCTGGGTCTGGACACCATCGATGACGCGATGATCGCCGCCACCCTCGGTGTGGTGCTCAAACACCAGTCCGACCAGGTCAGGGCGGCCGGCGAGCTGAAGCTGAACTGA
- a CDS encoding phosphotransferase family protein, translating into MAASLTSADLAERTRRAAAAALAAGRALGLPAEKATILHDAFSVVAHLEPSPVVARVQVVLPPGMTRQAQAERQQRELDVVAWLDRQGAPVVAPASRLPRSPVRRDGFGMTFWELADVADDHEPYSAVSMTHTATLHAALAGYPHELPFLTPFNRSLGGMVDKLDAAVPLLPSDIRRVRSEYAVLRSVLADRAAFRSRFPDVEVQTIHGDGPALNVIRTTDGVRFSDFEDVTCGPVEWDLALAGPEAVAEYDDAARARGMRATNSEVQRLVDAAATLMMISCVSLIPQLPLLAEGLMPVVESWREAPSLT; encoded by the coding sequence GTGGCCGCATCCCTGACTTCTGCCGATCTGGCCGAGCGCACCCGGCGAGCCGCGGCGGCGGCCCTGGCGGCCGGGCGTGCGCTGGGCCTACCCGCCGAGAAGGCGACAATTCTGCACGATGCGTTCTCGGTCGTCGCCCACCTGGAACCCAGCCCCGTGGTGGCCCGCGTCCAGGTGGTGTTGCCGCCGGGGATGACCCGGCAGGCCCAGGCCGAACGGCAACAGCGCGAACTGGACGTGGTGGCCTGGCTCGACAGGCAGGGTGCGCCTGTCGTCGCGCCGGCGTCCCGCTTGCCCCGATCGCCGGTGCGGCGCGATGGCTTCGGAATGACGTTCTGGGAGTTGGCCGATGTCGCCGACGACCACGAGCCGTACTCGGCTGTGTCCATGACGCACACCGCCACGCTCCACGCCGCCCTGGCCGGATACCCGCACGAGTTGCCGTTTCTCACCCCGTTCAACCGATCGTTGGGCGGCATGGTCGACAAGCTGGACGCCGCGGTGCCGTTGCTGCCGAGCGATATCCGCCGCGTCCGCAGCGAATACGCCGTGCTGCGTTCCGTGTTGGCCGACCGCGCCGCGTTCCGCTCCAGGTTCCCCGACGTGGAAGTGCAGACGATTCACGGGGACGGACCGGCGCTCAACGTGATCCGGACCACCGACGGTGTGCGGTTCTCGGATTTCGAGGACGTCACCTGCGGGCCCGTGGAGTGGGATCTCGCGCTGGCCGGCCCGGAAGCGGTTGCGGAGTACGACGACGCGGCACGGGCCCGGGGAATGCGTGCCACGAATTCCGAAGTGCAGCGCCTGGTCGATGCCGCCGCGACGTTGATGATGATCAGCTGTGTGTCGCTGATACCGCAGTTGCCGCTGCTTGCCGAGGGATTGATGCCGGTGGTGGAGTCGTGGCGGGAGGCGCCGTCACTGACGTGA
- a CDS encoding PfkB family carbohydrate kinase has product MAASRVCVVGSINADLTFVVNTLPRPGQTVLASSLTSAPGGKGGNQAVAAARAGADVALVAAVGDDAAADLLRRHLRENGVGSDTVASVPGPSGSAAILVDAVGENSIVVAPGANSRLEVDSAAARTAIVWSEVVLIQLEIPVTTAIAAAKLARAAGAVVMLNASPPGTAAHQLLALSELVDVVVVNESEAAEWHWPVKHLVITRGSRGASYLSSDERFDVPAPTVRPVDTAGAGDVFAGVLAAAWTTGHERALRRACAAGALATLVRGAGNCAPSAADIDAMLMH; this is encoded by the coding sequence ATGGCGGCTTCGCGGGTGTGCGTGGTTGGAAGCATCAACGCTGACCTGACGTTCGTCGTAAACACCCTGCCCCGCCCCGGCCAGACCGTGCTGGCCTCGTCGCTGACGTCGGCGCCCGGCGGCAAGGGCGGCAATCAGGCGGTTGCCGCCGCCCGGGCGGGCGCGGACGTCGCGCTGGTCGCCGCGGTCGGCGACGACGCGGCCGCCGACCTGTTACGCCGCCATCTGCGGGAGAACGGCGTCGGCAGCGACACCGTGGCGAGTGTGCCCGGGCCGAGCGGATCGGCAGCCATCTTGGTCGACGCCGTCGGCGAGAACAGCATCGTGGTGGCGCCGGGCGCCAACTCCCGGCTCGAGGTGGATTCGGCCGCGGCGCGTACCGCCATCGTGTGGAGCGAGGTGGTCCTGATCCAGTTGGAGATTCCCGTGACGACGGCCATCGCGGCGGCCAAGCTGGCGCGCGCGGCGGGCGCGGTCGTCATGCTCAACGCGTCACCACCCGGCACCGCCGCGCATCAGCTGCTGGCGCTGTCGGAATTGGTCGACGTCGTGGTGGTCAACGAGTCCGAGGCCGCCGAATGGCATTGGCCGGTGAAGCATCTGGTGATCACCCGCGGCTCGCGCGGGGCCAGCTATCTGAGCTCCGACGAGCGGTTCGACGTGCCCGCGCCCACGGTCCGGCCGGTGGATACGGCCGGCGCCGGCGACGTGTTCGCCGGTGTGCTGGCCGCCGCGTGGACGACGGGCCACGAACGTGCCCTGCGGCGCGCATGTGCGGCCGGAGCACTGGCCACCCTGGTCCGCGGAGCCGGCAACTGCGCGCCGTCGGCGGCCGACATCGATGCCATGCTGATGCACTGA